The Dehalogenimonas sp. 4OHTPN genome window below encodes:
- a CDS encoding DUF3854 domain-containing protein, producing MSGEKAASGGVFSEAVPELLESHLKHLLQETGLDLDIIRERKYRSIVCKAELGRFGFASTQQRVPGLLIPLWGVDGQPAGYQFRSDNPRTNTQGKTVKYELPAGSGNRLDCPPRCQKSLGNPKVPLWITEGSKKADALATHGACAVSVTGVWGFKGKNEFGGVTFLADWDHIAVKDRKVFLAFDSDIVIKEPVRKALSHIAEHLRRKGANLQIVQLPQLDGQTKTGIDDYLLKHSLSDAEALVGEFRLDEEDKERYVAGFILRDGTIGEMVVDDEDRYFMVASNGTVKKSYVYETPKATYLPTSDLLVGHVVHFAPGASPYDSQARLFAEIRRFIHYYLELPADFEEIASLYVLLSWVYEFAPSIPYLRVIGDWGTGKTRFLQVVGSICFRPMFASGATTPSPIFRILEQFRGTLVLDEADFKDSTAWAEMVKLLNNGYRPGMPVLRADKENGKWFPRGYQVFGPKILSTRFPFGDEALESRCLTSEMMPLTRDDIPRVLPAYFDKEVGTLRSKLLTFRLQNLCRLRGKTFGNELLEPNLQPRLQEILIPMKAMLNGDHTMAEALGSFVHRLQESLYARRRESDAGRVLAAMIELVGEGGELTSRSIATRANRLDEEASELTAERVGHLTKRLGFAKDRVGKGRQRLIRWEPERAQRIASMYGMKQDIPVSPEKPSAPSEPSALDTNSADGFEDGLVNRPPAEAKSPDLADGLAERPTNRPPSSKAKPNREADSADGSDGLGGDKRD from the coding sequence ATGAGCGGTGAAAAGGCCGCTAGCGGAGGCGTGTTCTCCGAGGCCGTGCCGGAGCTTCTGGAAAGTCACCTGAAGCATCTTTTGCAAGAAACCGGCCTCGACCTCGACATCATCCGGGAGCGGAAGTACCGGAGCATCGTGTGCAAAGCCGAGCTGGGAAGGTTCGGCTTTGCCTCGACGCAACAACGGGTGCCTGGCCTTTTAATTCCCTTATGGGGCGTCGATGGGCAGCCGGCCGGCTACCAGTTCCGGTCCGATAACCCTCGCACCAACACCCAGGGTAAGACGGTCAAGTACGAACTGCCGGCCGGTTCGGGAAACCGACTCGACTGCCCGCCGCGATGTCAGAAGTCCCTCGGCAACCCCAAGGTCCCCCTCTGGATCACCGAGGGCTCCAAGAAAGCCGACGCCCTGGCAACACACGGCGCTTGTGCTGTCTCGGTGACCGGAGTTTGGGGCTTCAAGGGCAAGAACGAATTCGGTGGCGTGACCTTCCTGGCCGACTGGGACCACATCGCAGTCAAAGACCGGAAGGTGTTTCTCGCCTTCGACTCGGACATCGTTATCAAAGAGCCGGTTAGGAAGGCGCTTTCGCACATCGCCGAACATCTTCGGCGCAAAGGGGCAAATCTCCAGATCGTCCAGCTACCGCAGCTAGACGGCCAGACGAAGACCGGCATCGATGATTATCTCTTGAAGCACTCCCTTTCTGACGCCGAGGCGCTGGTAGGCGAATTCCGGCTCGATGAAGAGGACAAGGAGCGGTATGTCGCCGGCTTTATCCTCCGCGACGGCACCATCGGCGAGATGGTCGTCGACGACGAAGACCGTTATTTCATGGTCGCTTCGAATGGCACGGTCAAGAAGTCTTATGTGTACGAAACGCCTAAGGCGACCTACCTGCCAACATCGGACCTCCTGGTCGGCCATGTAGTGCACTTCGCGCCGGGAGCATCGCCATACGATTCCCAAGCCAGGCTGTTCGCCGAGATCAGGCGCTTCATCCACTACTACCTCGAGCTGCCGGCGGACTTCGAAGAGATCGCCTCGCTCTACGTTCTCCTCTCCTGGGTCTATGAGTTCGCCCCCTCCATTCCCTACCTTCGGGTGATCGGCGACTGGGGAACCGGCAAGACACGCTTTCTCCAGGTGGTCGGCAGCATTTGTTTCCGGCCGATGTTCGCCTCCGGCGCCACCACGCCGTCGCCGATCTTCCGCATCCTCGAACAGTTCCGGGGGACGCTTGTCCTGGATGAGGCTGATTTCAAAGACTCGACCGCCTGGGCAGAGATGGTGAAGCTACTGAATAACGGCTACCGACCGGGCATGCCGGTGCTTCGGGCCGACAAGGAGAACGGTAAGTGGTTTCCCCGCGGCTACCAGGTGTTCGGGCCCAAGATTCTCTCTACAAGGTTTCCTTTTGGCGACGAAGCCCTGGAGAGCCGCTGCCTGACATCCGAGATGATGCCGCTCACCCGCGACGACATCCCCCGGGTGCTGCCGGCATATTTCGACAAAGAGGTCGGGACCCTGCGCTCAAAGCTCTTGACCTTTCGTCTTCAAAATCTTTGCCGTCTCAGGGGCAAGACCTTCGGCAACGAACTGCTCGAACCGAACCTGCAGCCGCGCCTCCAGGAGATACTAATTCCCATGAAGGCCATGCTTAACGGCGACCACACCATGGCGGAGGCCCTCGGCAGCTTCGTCCACCGGCTGCAGGAATCCCTTTATGCCCGGCGCCGGGAGAGCGACGCCGGACGGGTGCTTGCCGCCATGATCGAGCTTGTCGGAGAGGGCGGCGAGCTAACATCGAGGAGCATCGCCACGCGGGCTAACCGGCTCGACGAAGAGGCGTCCGAGCTGACGGCGGAGCGGGTGGGGCATCTGACCAAGAGGCTCGGGTTTGCCAAGGACCGGGTCGGCAAAGGCCGCCAGAGGCTGATCCGCTGGGAGCCTGAGCGGGCTCAAAGGATCGCCTCGATGTACGGCATGAAACAGGATATCCCCGTATCCCCTGAAAAACCGTCCGCTCCGTCCGAACCGTCCGCTTTAGATACAAATTCGGCGGACGGTTTTGAAGACGGTTTAGTAAACCGTCCGCCGGCTGAAGCTAAATCCCCTGATTTGGCGGACGGTTTGGCTGAACGCCCTACAAACCGTCCGCCAAGCTCCAAAGCTAAGCCCAATCGTGAGGCGGACAGTGCGGACGGTTCGGACGGTTTGGGCGGGGATAAGAGGGATTAA
- a CDS encoding J domain-containing protein → MRTFLVVIMEERFNRIKRMQRELAYELQSFMADLFTNAADPAVIIGFAQRLGMDISAAERVMASPQPAFDPYRILGCDRSMPQEQVRRRYLDLLRKVHPDTAGIKGTEYLTQLVTEAFKKVSKERGW, encoded by the coding sequence ATGCGGACATTTCTGGTGGTAATCATGGAAGAGCGTTTCAACCGGATCAAACGGATGCAGCGGGAACTGGCATACGAGCTTCAGTCCTTCATGGCTGACCTCTTTACCAATGCTGCGGACCCGGCCGTCATCATCGGTTTCGCCCAGAGGCTCGGCATGGACATTTCGGCGGCTGAAAGAGTTATGGCGTCCCCTCAGCCGGCTTTTGACCCCTACCGCATCCTCGGTTGCGACCGGTCCATGCCGCAAGAACAGGTGCGGCGGCGTTACCTGGACCTCCTCCGAAAGGTCCATCCCGACACCGCCGGCATCAAGGGTACCGAGTACCTGACCCAGCTTGTCACCGAGGCTTTCAAGAAAGTTTCCAAAGAAAGGGGGTGGTAG